One region of Natronobacterium texcoconense genomic DNA includes:
- a CDS encoding SDR family NAD(P)-dependent oxidoreductase, protein MREPTYDVAEETAIVTGASQGIGKAIAETLAASGANVAICSRSMDRIGPVADAINDAEDAGDALAVECNVREREQVQNLVDETVEEFGDVDVLVNNAGGEFVANFEDISANGWETIMDLNLTSMVHCTQLAGEVMREGDGGSIVNLSSVNGQHAAPGESHYSAAKAAIIRLTETLAVEWADDEIRVNCVAPGLVQTPGVAETLGIQSEDMPPREKTDRRIGHSEEIADVVQFLASPAASFITGETLTAKGVPKAGNSMSQDLGLE, encoded by the coding sequence ATGCGCGAACCAACGTACGACGTGGCAGAAGAAACTGCCATCGTCACCGGTGCGAGCCAGGGAATCGGCAAAGCGATCGCGGAAACGCTCGCAGCCAGCGGCGCGAACGTCGCCATCTGTTCGCGGTCGATGGACCGGATCGGCCCCGTCGCAGATGCGATCAACGACGCCGAGGACGCCGGCGACGCGCTGGCCGTCGAATGTAACGTCCGCGAGCGCGAGCAGGTCCAGAATCTGGTCGACGAGACGGTCGAGGAGTTCGGCGACGTCGACGTTCTCGTGAACAACGCAGGCGGCGAGTTCGTCGCCAACTTCGAGGACATCTCCGCGAACGGCTGGGAGACGATCATGGATCTCAACCTCACGAGCATGGTCCACTGCACGCAACTCGCCGGCGAGGTCATGCGCGAGGGCGACGGCGGATCGATCGTCAACCTCTCGAGCGTCAACGGCCAGCACGCCGCACCCGGCGAGAGCCACTACAGCGCGGCGAAAGCAGCAATCATCCGTCTGACGGAGACGCTGGCCGTCGAGTGGGCCGACGACGAAATTCGCGTCAACTGCGTCGCGCCCGGCCTGGTCCAGACGCCCGGCGTCGCCGAAACCCTCGGCATCCAGAGCGAAGACATGCCACCGCGTGAAAAGACCGATCGCCGGATCGGTCACAGCGAAGAAATCGCCGACGTCGTCCAGTTCCTCGCGAGTCCTGCCGCCTCGTTCATCACCGGCGAGACGCTGACCGCGAAAGGCGTCCCGAAAGCCGGTAACTCGATGAGTCAGGACCTCGGCCTCGAGTAA
- a CDS encoding PAS domain S-box protein translates to MSDRPPTAQDPDAFSGLEQYRALADAVGGVYRLDSDGRFTAVDDDVLELTGYDREDLLGEHVSIVVDDRDVDRLEEEIESRFESGERDASFTFGLAIETASGGRVPCELRFSLLADEDEFQGTVGVVDEAVDGSGRAETNLESLWRTYESIASVIDEADVGVFVLDETFDVVWINETIERYFGVDRTEVVGRDKRTLIEESISERFVDSDEFADTVLATYDDNTYVEQFECRITGGDDREERWLEHRSKPIESGRYAGGRIELYYDVTERKESERALRESEQRFRSLVDAVEEYAIFMLDTDGRIVSWNDGAAEIKGYDETDILGDHFSKFYTQSDREAGVPERNLEVARESGAVEDEGWRVRADGSRFWANVTITPIRENGELQGYAKVTRDMTDRREREQKLQRERDLIERILETSPVGIAVVNLDGSTDRANERMAELLDLSPENASEYAAGQQTMYDAEGSPIPIEDRPANRVFETGDPVYDREILLSTEASDRIWVSINATPITDGDGPPEQVVVTATDITDLKELAQRRKRELEEREKELAIVQLATNLIETGDRPVMELLEAFVDELPGSFRYPEQTAARVSVGEHEVVSEAFESYEERVTTVATTDSGTRITIDAVLLESPTGQTTEPFLEEERELIETLATLLKFHFERREYIEELQAETERLEQFAYAASHDLQEPLRMISSYLQLLERRYGEDFDEDGREFLEFAVDGAERMRSMIDGLLTYSRVETQGQPLEPVDLAAVLEDVRSDLELRIAETDAEITVESLPRVEGDASQLRQVFQNLLENALEYSDGTPRVHVSAERHDDEWIISVRDEGIGIDPDERDRIFEVFHRLHGRDEHDGTGIGLALCERIVERHGGEIEVDSEPGEGSTFSVTLPAVENDA, encoded by the coding sequence ATGAGTGATAGACCGCCGACCGCACAGGATCCGGACGCGTTCAGCGGGCTCGAGCAGTATCGAGCGCTGGCCGATGCGGTCGGTGGCGTCTACCGACTCGATTCCGACGGGCGATTTACCGCGGTCGACGACGACGTCCTCGAACTGACGGGGTACGACCGTGAGGATCTGCTTGGCGAGCACGTCTCGATCGTCGTCGACGACCGCGACGTCGATCGACTCGAAGAAGAGATCGAGAGTCGCTTCGAGAGCGGTGAGCGGGACGCCTCGTTCACGTTCGGGCTCGCGATCGAGACTGCGAGCGGCGGTCGCGTTCCCTGCGAACTCCGGTTCAGTCTCCTTGCTGATGAGGACGAATTCCAGGGGACGGTCGGCGTCGTCGACGAGGCCGTCGACGGCTCGGGACGGGCGGAAACGAACCTCGAATCGCTGTGGCGAACCTACGAGTCGATCGCGTCGGTCATCGACGAGGCCGACGTCGGCGTCTTCGTCCTGGACGAGACGTTCGACGTGGTCTGGATCAACGAGACGATAGAACGCTACTTCGGCGTCGACCGAACCGAGGTCGTCGGGCGGGACAAGCGAACGCTCATCGAGGAGTCGATCAGCGAGCGGTTCGTCGACTCCGACGAGTTCGCCGACACGGTCCTGGCGACCTACGACGACAACACGTACGTCGAACAGTTCGAGTGTCGGATCACAGGCGGCGACGACCGCGAGGAACGCTGGCTCGAGCATCGGAGCAAGCCGATCGAGTCCGGTCGTTACGCAGGTGGTCGGATCGAACTCTACTACGACGTCACCGAGCGAAAAGAGTCAGAACGTGCCCTTCGAGAGAGCGAGCAGCGGTTTCGCTCGCTCGTCGACGCGGTCGAAGAGTACGCCATTTTCATGCTCGACACCGACGGCCGTATCGTCAGCTGGAACGATGGCGCCGCGGAGATCAAAGGCTACGACGAAACCGACATTCTCGGCGATCACTTCTCGAAGTTCTACACGCAATCCGACCGCGAGGCGGGCGTTCCGGAACGCAACCTCGAGGTAGCCAGGGAATCGGGAGCTGTCGAGGACGAAGGGTGGCGCGTCCGTGCGGACGGCTCGCGGTTCTGGGCGAACGTGACGATCACGCCGATCCGCGAGAACGGCGAACTACAGGGGTATGCGAAGGTTACGCGGGACATGACCGATCGACGGGAACGGGAACAGAAACTCCAGCGGGAACGCGACCTGATCGAGCGTATCCTCGAGACGAGTCCCGTCGGTATCGCGGTCGTAAACCTCGACGGCTCGACCGATCGGGCGAACGAACGGATGGCGGAATTGCTCGACCTGTCGCCCGAGAACGCATCGGAGTACGCGGCGGGACAGCAAACCATGTACGACGCCGAGGGATCCCCTATCCCGATCGAGGACCGTCCCGCAAACCGTGTTTTCGAGACCGGCGATCCCGTCTACGATCGCGAAATACTGCTGTCGACGGAGGCCAGCGACCGGATCTGGGTGTCGATAAACGCGACGCCGATCACCGATGGGGACGGGCCGCCCGAACAGGTCGTGGTGACGGCGACGGATATCACCGACCTCAAGGAACTGGCCCAGCGTCGCAAACGAGAACTCGAGGAACGCGAGAAGGAACTCGCGATCGTCCAGCTTGCGACGAACCTGATCGAGACGGGCGATAGACCGGTCATGGAGCTACTCGAGGCGTTCGTCGACGAGCTTCCGGGATCGTTCCGGTATCCGGAACAGACGGCTGCACGCGTCTCGGTCGGCGAACACGAGGTCGTTTCCGAGGCGTTCGAGTCGTACGAGGAACGAGTCACCACGGTTGCCACGACCGACAGCGGGACGCGGATCACGATCGACGCCGTCCTGCTCGAATCGCCGACCGGCCAGACCACAGAGCCGTTCCTCGAGGAGGAACGCGAACTGATAGAGACGCTCGCGACGCTGTTGAAGTTTCACTTCGAACGCCGGGAGTACATCGAGGAGTTACAGGCGGAGACGGAACGCCTCGAGCAGTTCGCCTACGCTGCCAGCCACGACCTTCAGGAGCCGTTGCGGATGATTTCGAGCTACCTCCAGTTGCTCGAGCGACGCTACGGTGAGGATTTCGACGAAGACGGCCGCGAATTCCTCGAGTTCGCCGTCGACGGTGCAGAGCGCATGCGGTCGATGATCGACGGCCTGCTCACGTACTCGCGAGTCGAGACGCAAGGCCAACCGCTCGAACCGGTCGATCTGGCGGCCGTCCTCGAGGACGTCCGCTCGGATCTCGAGTTACGGATCGCCGAAACCGATGCCGAGATCACGGTGGAATCCCTTCCACGGGTCGAGGGCGACGCCAGCCAGTTACGGCAGGTGTTTCAGAACCTGCTCGAAAACGCACTCGAGTACAGCGACGGGACGCCACGCGTTCACGTCTCGGCGGAGCGTCACGACGACGAGTGGATCATCTCGGTTCGCGACGAGGGGATCGGGATCGACCCCGACGAACGGGACCGTATCTTCGAGGTGTTCCATCGGCTGCACGGACGCGACGAACACGACGGCACCGGGATCGGGCTCGCACTCTGTGAACGCATCGTCGAACGCCACGGCGGTGAGATCGAGGTCGACTCCGAACCCGGCGAGGGATCGACGTTTTCGGTGACCTTGCCGGCGGTCGAGAACGACGCGTAA
- the rqcH gene encoding ribosome rescue protein RqcH yields the protein MDAKRELTSVDLAALVGEFGTYEGAKVDKAYLYGDDLVRLKMRDFDRGRVELMLEVGEVKRAHTVAPERVPDAPGRPPQFAMMLRNRLSGADFVGVEQYEFDRILEFTFERDDGTTRIIVELFGQGNVAVTDGEYEVIDCLETVRLKSRTVVPGSRYEFPDTRTNPLTVSREAFYHEMDDSDTDVVRTLATQLNFGGLYAEEICTRAGVEKAMDIDDADEGVYDRLYEAVERLAIDIRNGNFDSRLYVESEDGEDEESPDSVVDVTPFPLEEHEAEGLAAEAYDSFLAALDDYFFRLELEEEDEPDPTEQRPDFEEEIAKHERIIEQQEGAIEGFEQQAEELREKAELLYAEYGLVDDVLSTIREARAQDRPWDEIEERFEEGKERGIEAAEAVVSLDGSEGTVTVEIDGEQVDLIVRDGVEQNADRLYKEAKDVEGKKEGALAAIEDTREDLEEAKRRRDQWEADDDDEDDEDDESEDRDWLSMPSVPIRENEPWYDRFRWFHTSDGYLVIGGRNADQNEELVKKYLEPGDKVLHTQAHGGPVTVLKATDPSEASSHDIELPDSSIEEAAQFAVSYSSVWKDGRYAGDVYAVDSDQVTKTPESGEYLEKGGFAIRGDRTYYDDTAVGVAVGIQCEPYTRVIGGPPSAIEGQAETLIELEPGRYAQADAAKRMYRQFRERFEDEAFVRKIASPDRIQHFMPPGGSRIAEE from the coding sequence ATGGATGCAAAGCGAGAGCTTACGAGCGTCGACCTCGCTGCCCTCGTCGGGGAGTTCGGAACCTACGAGGGAGCGAAGGTCGACAAGGCCTACCTCTACGGCGACGACCTCGTCCGGCTGAAGATGCGGGACTTCGACCGTGGCCGGGTCGAACTTATGCTCGAGGTCGGCGAGGTCAAGCGCGCCCACACGGTCGCGCCCGAACGCGTCCCCGACGCGCCGGGACGACCGCCGCAGTTCGCGATGATGCTTCGCAACCGGCTCTCGGGTGCGGACTTCGTCGGGGTCGAACAGTACGAGTTCGACCGCATTCTCGAGTTCACCTTCGAGCGCGACGACGGAACGACGCGGATCATCGTCGAACTGTTCGGGCAGGGCAACGTCGCCGTCACCGACGGCGAGTACGAGGTGATCGACTGCCTCGAGACCGTCCGGCTGAAATCGCGAACGGTCGTCCCCGGCTCGCGCTACGAGTTTCCGGACACCCGGACGAACCCGCTTACAGTCTCCCGTGAAGCGTTCTACCACGAGATGGACGACTCCGATACGGACGTCGTTCGCACACTCGCGACCCAGTTGAACTTCGGTGGCCTCTACGCCGAAGAGATCTGTACCCGCGCTGGCGTCGAGAAGGCGATGGACATCGACGACGCCGACGAAGGAGTGTACGACCGGCTCTACGAGGCGGTCGAGCGACTCGCGATCGACATCCGTAACGGGAACTTCGATTCGCGGCTGTACGTGGAGAGCGAAGACGGTGAGGACGAGGAAAGTCCCGACAGCGTCGTCGACGTCACCCCGTTCCCGCTCGAGGAACACGAGGCCGAAGGACTCGCAGCCGAAGCCTACGACTCGTTCCTGGCCGCGCTCGACGACTACTTCTTCCGGCTCGAACTCGAGGAAGAAGACGAACCGGACCCGACCGAGCAACGGCCGGACTTCGAGGAGGAGATCGCCAAACACGAACGGATCATCGAGCAACAGGAGGGGGCGATCGAGGGATTCGAACAGCAGGCCGAAGAACTCCGCGAGAAAGCCGAGTTGCTGTACGCCGAGTACGGGCTGGTCGACGACGTGCTCTCGACGATCCGGGAGGCCCGTGCCCAGGATCGTCCGTGGGACGAGATCGAAGAACGGTTCGAGGAAGGCAAAGAGCGCGGCATCGAGGCCGCCGAAGCGGTCGTCTCTCTCGATGGCAGCGAGGGCACCGTGACGGTCGAGATCGACGGCGAGCAGGTCGACCTGATCGTCCGCGACGGCGTCGAGCAGAACGCCGACCGTCTCTACAAGGAAGCGAAGGACGTCGAGGGGAAAAAAGAGGGCGCGCTGGCGGCCATCGAGGACACCCGCGAGGATCTCGAGGAGGCCAAACGCCGCCGCGACCAGTGGGAGGCCGACGACGATGACGAGGACGACGAAGACGACGAGAGCGAGGACCGAGACTGGCTCTCGATGCCCTCGGTCCCCATCCGCGAGAACGAACCCTGGTACGACCGGTTCCGCTGGTTCCACACGAGCGACGGCTACCTCGTGATCGGCGGCCGCAACGCCGACCAGAACGAGGAACTCGTCAAGAAGTACTTAGAGCCCGGCGACAAGGTCCTGCACACGCAGGCCCACGGCGGCCCCGTCACCGTCCTGAAGGCGACCGACCCCAGCGAGGCGTCCTCACACGACATCGAACTCCCCGACTCGAGCATCGAGGAGGCCGCACAGTTCGCCGTCTCCTACTCGTCGGTCTGGAAGGACGGCCGCTACGCAGGCGACGTCTACGCCGTCGACTCCGACCAGGTGACGAAAACTCCCGAGAGCGGCGAGTACCTCGAGAAAGGCGGGTTCGCGATCCGCGGCGACCGCACCTACTACGACGATACGGCGGTCGGCGTCGCCGTCGGCATCCAGTGTGAGCCCTACACCCGCGTGATCGGCGGCCCGCCGTCGGCCATCGAGGGACAGGCCGAAACGCTGATCGAACTCGAGCCAGGCCGGTACGCCCAGGCCGACGCCGCAAAGCGGATGTACCGACAGTTCCGCGAACGGTTCGAGGACGAGGCGTTCGTCCGCAAGATCGCGAGTCCGGACCGCATCCAGCACTTCATGCCGCCGGGCGGAAGCCGGATCGCGGAGGAGTAA
- a CDS encoding trimeric intracellular cation channel family protein produces the protein MNTIGLVAFALVGAAKAIRERFDLFGITVVGLATAFAGGMTRDLMVNRVPLALRALDEIALGLVGVALAIGITAVLESPDEHPITQISDAVGLAAFATTGAIVATEAGLSSFGVVAVATINAAGGGAVADILLDRSPFILFDDFYASCAVLGRTSYWLATVAGVEAVAPAACAIVTVGTRLAAVTYGWSLPSVQMLGLVREQ, from the coding sequence ATGAACACGATCGGCCTGGTCGCGTTCGCGCTGGTCGGTGCAGCCAAGGCGATCCGCGAACGGTTCGACCTGTTCGGGATAACCGTCGTCGGACTCGCGACGGCGTTTGCCGGCGGGATGACACGGGACCTGATGGTCAACCGCGTCCCGCTGGCGCTCCGGGCGCTGGACGAGATCGCACTCGGACTGGTCGGCGTCGCGCTGGCCATCGGGATAACCGCCGTCCTCGAGTCGCCGGACGAACACCCGATCACGCAGATTTCGGACGCCGTCGGGCTCGCCGCGTTCGCGACGACCGGTGCGATCGTCGCGACCGAGGCCGGCCTCTCGAGTTTCGGCGTCGTCGCGGTCGCGACGATCAACGCGGCCGGCGGCGGAGCCGTCGCGGACATCCTGCTCGACCGTTCTCCGTTCATCCTGTTCGACGACTTCTACGCGAGCTGTGCGGTGCTCGGCAGGACCAGCTACTGGCTGGCAACGGTCGCTGGAGTCGAGGCCGTCGCGCCGGCAGCGTGTGCGATCGTGACGGTCGGAACGCGACTTGCGGCGGTTACCTATGGCTGGTCGCTACCGTCGGTCCAGATGCTCGGGCTGGTACGTGAGCAATGA
- a CDS encoding ABC transporter ATP-binding protein, whose product MASDRPILENERTDRPGPDAPVAVSLEHVTKRYAETTAVDDVSLSIREGEFFTLVGPSGCGKTTTLRLLAGFERPTEGQVRFGGEDVTSVPPEDRDVGIVFQNYALFPHMSVGENVAYGLEFADPPGDVSDEQRVAELLELVDLAGMEDRDPDQLSGGQQQRVAIARALAPGPDVLLLDEPMSALDAQLRERLRVQVKAIQRELGITTIYVTHDQEEALAISDRVAVMSEGTPEQIAPPREIYRRPETQFVAEFIGDNNVLSGTVTAVDEQVTLEVGPETMTVTPETDVAVGDEVAFCVRPENLQVDTDANATTATVESAEFLGQTTRVHLEWHGRELLVRTRDPLSGEVAVGFEPEDAHVVDVR is encoded by the coding sequence TTGGCATCTGATCGACCTATACTCGAGAACGAGCGAACAGACCGGCCGGGGCCGGACGCACCGGTCGCCGTCTCGCTCGAGCACGTCACGAAACGGTACGCCGAGACGACGGCCGTCGACGACGTCTCGCTGTCGATCCGCGAGGGCGAGTTCTTCACGCTCGTCGGTCCGTCGGGCTGTGGAAAAACGACCACGCTCCGACTGCTCGCCGGCTTCGAACGTCCGACCGAGGGGCAGGTCCGGTTCGGTGGCGAGGACGTCACGTCCGTCCCGCCAGAGGACCGCGACGTCGGCATCGTCTTCCAGAACTACGCGCTGTTCCCCCACATGAGCGTCGGCGAGAACGTCGCCTACGGGCTCGAGTTCGCCGATCCGCCGGGCGACGTCTCCGACGAGCAGCGGGTCGCGGAACTGCTCGAACTCGTCGACCTCGCGGGGATGGAGGACCGCGATCCCGACCAGCTCTCGGGCGGCCAGCAACAGCGGGTTGCCATCGCTCGCGCGCTCGCGCCCGGTCCGGACGTCCTCTTGCTCGACGAACCGATGAGCGCGCTGGACGCGCAACTGCGGGAGCGACTCCGGGTGCAGGTCAAAGCGATCCAGCGCGAACTCGGCATCACGACGATCTACGTCACCCACGACCAGGAGGAGGCACTCGCCATCTCGGATCGCGTCGCCGTGATGTCCGAGGGAACGCCCGAACAGATCGCGCCGCCGCGAGAAATCTACCGCCGGCCCGAAACCCAGTTCGTCGCGGAGTTCATCGGCGACAACAACGTCCTCTCGGGGACCGTGACGGCAGTCGACGAACAGGTCACGCTCGAGGTCGGCCCCGAGACGATGACGGTCACTCCCGAGACCGACGTCGCCGTCGGCGACGAGGTCGCCTTCTGCGTTCGCCCGGAGAACCTGCAGGTCGATACCGACGCAAACGCGACGACCGCAACCGTCGAAAGCGCGGAGTTTCTCGGCCAGACGACTCGAGTGCACCTCGAGTGGCACGGCCGGGAACTGCTCGTGCGGACGCGGGATCCGCTATCGGGCGAGGTGGCCGTGGGGTTCGAGCCCGAAGACGCTCACGTGGTCGACGTTCGATAG
- a CDS encoding ABC transporter permease yields MTNETDDSRHERSPANPTEPLTGVDGRDDSRRPNADPESTTDGVTRRVQNRVERRAIAGLAVVTAFVLLALFYYPVATVFLESIYVQGAVTLSVFLEILRDPFYFGGLARILSGESPLTVAGDYLSGDHPSSVFGFTAYQAALSTLMSVVLGLPAAYLLARYEFRGRRTLRALTILPFVLPSIMVAIGFVATFGQNGTFNAVLGALGLGPVSLVPSLEVILLAHAFYNAPLVARVTTAAWESVDASAIETARSLGASPFRAFRDVVAPQLYPAVLMGAALTFVFTFGTFPIVLALGGFQLATVEVFVYRQIQDLNYAEAAALAIVELVISLTVLYGYLRYEANHVVRSRGIRPLPRRSLSPPSLSVRELAPRFGLAVYGVVAVFVFVSPVLSMIYASLTGSGGLTLEHYRFLLERQETAAAFQIRPWDAVRNSLIFAAGALAVALPMGVVVSVLTTRRYRGRKIVDALLMAPLAVSGIIVGIGLLRGPVFGFEIGGWRISVAGAIAIVAAHAVSCYPFVVRTVAPGLESIDRSLIESARALGASRARALVDVELPLIWPGVVAGAAFAFAISMGEFSSTVILATGTDQFTMPVAIERFRGRRLGPATAMGVVLLVVTSVSFVVIDRLGGESFGI; encoded by the coding sequence ATGACGAACGAAACGGACGACTCCAGACACGAACGCTCACCCGCCAACCCGACCGAACCGTTGACTGGCGTCGACGGAAGAGACGACTCGAGACGCCCGAACGCCGATCCGGAGTCCACGACCGATGGCGTTACCCGACGCGTCCAGAACCGGGTCGAACGCCGTGCGATCGCCGGCCTCGCCGTCGTAACGGCGTTCGTATTGCTCGCCCTGTTCTACTACCCCGTCGCGACGGTCTTCCTCGAGTCGATCTACGTCCAGGGTGCCGTCACGCTCTCGGTCTTTCTCGAGATACTGCGTGATCCGTTCTACTTCGGCGGTCTCGCCCGAATCCTGAGCGGGGAGTCGCCGCTCACCGTCGCCGGCGACTACCTCTCGGGTGATCACCCGTCCAGCGTCTTCGGTTTCACGGCCTATCAGGCCGCGCTGTCGACGCTGATGAGCGTCGTGCTCGGTCTGCCCGCGGCTTACCTGCTCGCTCGCTACGAGTTCCGCGGCCGGCGGACGCTGCGCGCGCTGACGATCCTCCCGTTCGTCCTGCCGTCGATCATGGTTGCGATCGGCTTCGTCGCGACGTTCGGCCAGAACGGGACGTTCAACGCGGTTCTTGGAGCGCTGGGGCTCGGTCCCGTCTCGCTGGTTCCCTCGCTCGAGGTGATCCTGCTGGCCCACGCCTTCTACAACGCGCCACTCGTCGCGCGCGTGACGACCGCGGCCTGGGAGTCGGTCGACGCGAGCGCGATCGAGACCGCCCGCAGTCTCGGCGCGAGTCCGTTCCGGGCGTTCCGGGACGTGGTCGCTCCGCAACTGTACCCTGCAGTCCTGATGGGCGCTGCGCTCACGTTCGTCTTCACGTTCGGCACCTTCCCAATCGTCCTCGCGCTCGGCGGGTTCCAGCTTGCGACCGTCGAGGTGTTCGTCTACCGCCAGATTCAGGACCTGAATTACGCCGAAGCTGCTGCGCTCGCAATCGTCGAACTGGTCATTTCGCTGACCGTCCTCTACGGCTACCTGCGGTACGAGGCGAACCACGTCGTCCGATCACGGGGTATCCGCCCACTGCCGCGCCGATCGCTGTCCCCACCGTCGCTCTCGGTTCGGGAACTCGCGCCGCGGTTCGGACTGGCCGTCTACGGCGTCGTCGCCGTCTTCGTCTTCGTCTCGCCCGTCCTGAGCATGATCTACGCGAGCCTCACCGGATCGGGCGGGCTCACCCTCGAGCACTACCGGTTCCTGCTCGAGCGCCAGGAGACAGCGGCGGCGTTCCAGATCCGACCCTGGGACGCCGTTCGGAACTCGCTTATCTTCGCCGCCGGCGCGCTCGCGGTCGCCCTGCCGATGGGCGTCGTCGTCTCGGTGCTGACGACCCGCCGGTACCGCGGTCGAAAGATCGTCGACGCCCTCCTGATGGCACCGCTGGCTGTCTCCGGAATCATCGTCGGCATCGGTCTGCTTCGGGGGCCAGTCTTCGGGTTCGAGATCGGCGGCTGGCGGATCTCGGTCGCCGGTGCAATCGCGATCGTCGCCGCTCACGCCGTCTCGTGTTACCCCTTCGTCGTCCGCACCGTCGCGCCCGGCCTCGAATCGATCGACCGGTCGTTGATCGAGTCCGCGCGGGCGCTTGGCGCGTCGCGAGCGCGGGCGCTGGTCGACGTCGAACTGCCGCTGATCTGGCCAGGCGTCGTCGCTGGCGCGGCCTTCGCCTTCGCCATCTCGATGGGCGAGTTCTCCTCGACGGTGATCCTGGCGACCGGCACCGACCAGTTCACGATGCCGGTCGCGATCGAACGGTTCAGGGGCCGTCGGCTCGGACCTGCGACTGCAATGGGCGTCGTCCTGCTGGTCGTCACGAGCGTCAGTTTCGTCGTGATCGACCGACTCGGAGGTGAGAGCTTTGGCATCTGA
- a CDS encoding thiamine-binding protein: MTVFALLRVTPVTDDDITEDVAAAIDALEEHDVEYETTPMATILEAEDVHELFAACASAHEAVGTGEIQTLVQVEEKREVEMAAEDKIDAVESELGREARSERE, translated from the coding sequence ATGACCGTGTTTGCACTGCTTCGCGTGACGCCAGTGACCGACGACGACATCACCGAGGACGTCGCCGCCGCCATCGACGCCCTCGAAGAACACGACGTCGAGTACGAGACGACGCCCATGGCGACGATTCTCGAGGCCGAAGACGTCCACGAACTGTTCGCGGCGTGTGCATCGGCCCACGAAGCCGTCGGGACCGGCGAGATCCAGACGCTGGTGCAGGTCGAGGAGAAACGCGAGGTCGAGATGGCCGCCGAGGACAAAATCGACGCCGTCGAGTCGGAACTCGGCCGCGAGGCTCGAAGCGAACGGGAGTGA
- a CDS encoding thiamine ABC transporter substrate-binding protein has protein sequence MRRRTFLTTSGALATAGLAGCSAIDVENGNGSNETGSTEGSVDEDPVLTVGTYSSFVDAPSDSPGEWIKDEFEDRYDVELEWEFPEQELNYYAERHNEGVDIEAELYVGVRPQNLVRVEERVDGDLFTTTDESALSNAEDIGDEYYFDPHDRAVPVFRSHCGIVYDGRNVEEPETFDDLLGDQYEGQIALSNPHDSTTGLLFFLWTIDMFGEDDYLDYWSDLMDNDVRVLNSWDDVYTQFESEDVPVVVSYTNDRVYASRFGNDLDKHQVSTLHNQGYANMAGMARFADGTDDELAHQFMDFILEPEVQAVIAERNVTGPVNETTELPEAYAEYAIQPDETVFFGYDELQDNLTGWLDEWEREVWGGN, from the coding sequence ATGAGACGACGAACGTTTCTGACGACGAGTGGGGCACTCGCCACGGCTGGACTGGCGGGCTGTTCCGCAATCGACGTCGAGAACGGCAACGGGAGCAACGAAACCGGCAGTACCGAGGGGTCGGTCGACGAGGACCCAGTCCTCACGGTCGGTACCTACTCCTCGTTCGTCGACGCACCGAGTGACAGTCCCGGCGAGTGGATCAAAGACGAGTTCGAGGACCGCTACGACGTCGAACTCGAGTGGGAGTTCCCCGAGCAGGAACTGAACTACTACGCCGAGCGCCACAACGAAGGGGTAGACATCGAGGCCGAACTCTACGTCGGTGTCAGGCCACAGAACCTCGTCCGGGTCGAGGAACGCGTCGACGGCGACCTGTTCACCACGACCGACGAGAGCGCGCTCTCGAACGCCGAAGACATCGGCGACGAGTACTACTTCGACCCACACGACCGCGCAGTTCCGGTCTTCCGCAGTCACTGTGGCATCGTCTACGACGGCCGGAACGTCGAGGAGCCCGAGACGTTCGACGACCTGCTCGGCGACCAGTACGAAGGACAGATCGCGCTCTCGAACCCGCACGACTCGACGACGGGACTGCTGTTCTTCCTCTGGACGATCGACATGTTCGGCGAGGACGACTACCTCGACTACTGGTCGGACCTGATGGACAACGACGTCCGAGTCCTCAACTCGTGGGACGACGTCTACACGCAGTTCGAATCGGAAGACGTCCCAGTCGTCGTCTCCTACACGAACGACCGCGTCTACGCGAGTCGGTTCGGCAACGACCTCGACAAACACCAGGTCTCGACCCTCCACAATCAGGGATACGCCAACATGGCAGGCATGGCCCGGTTCGCCGACGGCACCGACGACGAACTGGCCCACCAGTTCATGGACTTCATCCTCGAACCCGAGGTCCAGGCCGTGATCGCCGAGCGCAACGTCACCGGTCCCGTCAACGAGACGACCGAACTCCCCGAAGCGTACGCCGAGTACGCCATCCAGCCCGACGAGACTGTCTTCTTCGGCTACGACGAACTCCAGGACAACCTCACCGGGTGGCTCGACGAGTGGGAACGCGAAGTCTGGGGAGGGAACTGA